One window of the Brevundimonas goettingensis genome contains the following:
- a CDS encoding DUF47 domain-containing protein, with protein sequence MLGWFQALLPKEDNFFRLFDAHAATLTKGADAMRHMLDGGGAVPDWCAKIVEHENEADDVAREVLFAVRRSFITPFDRSDIRGLTNSLDDAIDQMQKTAKCVTLYDLRDFAPQMRDLGDIAVRCAALTVEAVALLPNMSKNRDRLNALTEQLANLESESDVLYDQGMKALYLEQKGAGSALDFIIGAEVYDHLEKVIDRFEDVATRISGILVEHL encoded by the coding sequence ATGCTCGGCTGGTTTCAGGCGCTGCTGCCCAAGGAAGACAATTTCTTCCGTCTGTTCGACGCCCATGCCGCCACCCTGACCAAGGGCGCGGACGCCATGCGTCACATGCTGGATGGCGGCGGGGCGGTTCCGGACTGGTGCGCGAAGATCGTCGAGCATGAGAACGAGGCGGACGACGTGGCACGCGAGGTCCTGTTCGCCGTGCGCCGCAGCTTCATCACCCCCTTCGACCGGTCCGATATCCGCGGCCTGACCAACTCGCTGGATGACGCCATCGACCAGATGCAGAAGACCGCGAAATGCGTGACCCTGTATGATCTGAGGGACTTCGCGCCGCAGATGCGCGACCTGGGCGACATCGCGGTGCGTTGTGCGGCCCTGACGGTCGAGGCGGTGGCCCTGCTGCCGAACATGAGCAAGAACCGGGACCGGTTGAACGCCCTGACCGAGCAGTTGGCGAACCTGGAGAGCGAAAGCGACGTCCTCTACGATCAGGGCATGAAGGCCCTGTATCTGGAGCAGAAGGGGGCCGGCAGCGCGCTGGACTTCATCATCGGCGCCGAGGTCTATGACCATCTGGAGAAGGTGATCGACCGGTTCGAAGATGTGGCGACGCGCATCAGCGGCATCCTCGTCGAGCACCTGTAA
- a CDS encoding inorganic phosphate transporter, whose protein sequence is MDHALLILVFLIGVALLFDFLNGLHDAANSIATIVATRVLPPVFAVGWAAFFNFIAFLFFGLHVASTIGKGIIDPHIVSDQVIFGALMGAITWNVVTWMAGIPSSSSHALVGGLLGAGVAKAGLGAVVLTGTLKTVAAIFLSPAIGFALALLLVFIVSWAFVKANPAFADKAFRSLQFISASAYSLGHGGNDAQKTMGIIAILLLSRAPAGTEFHVPMWVVLTCQSAIALGTLFGGWKIVHTMGSKITRLSPQQGFCAETGGAITLFLATGLGIPVSTTHTITGAIVGVGAARRVSAVRWGVARSIVTAWFITMPAAAAVGGIFYYVGGLFLT, encoded by the coding sequence GTGGATCACGCCCTTCTGATCCTGGTCTTTCTGATCGGCGTCGCCCTGCTGTTCGACTTTCTGAACGGCCTGCATGACGCGGCGAACTCGATCGCGACCATCGTGGCGACGCGGGTGTTGCCGCCCGTCTTCGCCGTGGGCTGGGCCGCCTTCTTCAACTTCATCGCCTTCCTGTTCTTCGGCCTGCACGTGGCCTCGACGATCGGCAAGGGGATCATCGATCCGCACATCGTCTCGGATCAGGTCATCTTCGGCGCCCTGATGGGCGCTATTACCTGGAACGTGGTGACCTGGATGGCGGGGATTCCGTCGTCGAGTTCGCACGCCCTCGTCGGCGGCCTGTTGGGCGCGGGCGTGGCCAAGGCCGGGTTGGGCGCGGTCGTCCTGACGGGCACGCTGAAGACCGTAGCGGCCATCTTCCTGTCGCCGGCCATCGGCTTCGCCCTGGCCCTGCTGCTGGTCTTCATCGTGTCGTGGGCCTTCGTGAAGGCCAATCCCGCGTTCGCCGACAAGGCCTTCCGATCGCTACAGTTCATCTCCGCCTCGGCCTATTCGCTGGGGCACGGCGGCAATGACGCCCAGAAGACCATGGGCATCATCGCCATCCTGTTGCTCTCGCGGGCCCCGGCCGGTACCGAGTTCCACGTCCCGATGTGGGTCGTGCTGACCTGTCAGTCGGCCATCGCCCTGGGCACGCTGTTCGGCGGCTGGAAGATCGTTCACACCATGGGGTCGAAGATCACGCGGCTTTCGCCCCAGCAGGGCTTCTGCGCCGAGACGGGCGGGGCCATCACCCTGTTCCTCGCCACGGGTCTGGGGATCCCGGTTTCGACCACCCACACCATCACCGGCGCGATCGTCGGCGTGGGCGCCGCCCGCCGGGTCTCGGCCGTGCGCTGGGGCGTGGCCCGCAGCATCGTCACCGCCTGGTTCATCACGATGCCGGCCGCCGCCGCAGTGGGCGGGATCTTCTACTACGTCGGCGGGCTTTTCCTGACGTGA
- a CDS encoding NUDIX hydrolase, protein MTGKAVKRSARSETRQVAALPWRIGASGREVLMITSRETRRWVIPKGGRMAGKTDPQAAAVEAMEEAGVQGEIAQTAIGAFRYAKRLRGGDVRNCVVAVYPLKVLIQLGAWPEAAERERRWMSLEDAANAVMEPDLAEMIRGFAGVALDD, encoded by the coding sequence GTGACCGGCAAGGCGGTCAAAAGGTCCGCCCGATCCGAAACACGACAGGTCGCCGCCCTGCCGTGGCGCATCGGCGCGAGCGGCCGCGAAGTCCTGATGATCACCTCGCGCGAGACGCGCCGCTGGGTCATCCCCAAGGGCGGGCGCATGGCCGGCAAGACCGATCCCCAGGCCGCCGCCGTCGAGGCGATGGAGGAGGCGGGGGTGCAGGGGGAGATCGCCCAGACCGCCATCGGCGCCTTTCGTTACGCCAAACGCCTGCGTGGCGGCGATGTCCGCAACTGCGTGGTCGCGGTCTATCCGCTGAAGGTCCTGATCCAGCTGGGCGCCTGGCCGGAGGCGGCCGAGCGGGAGCGGCGCTGGATGTCGCTGGAAGATGCCGCGAATGCGGTCATGGAGCCGGACCTGGCCGAGATGATCCGCGGCTTCGCGGGCGTCGCGCTCGACGACTGA
- a CDS encoding aspartyl/asparaginyl beta-hydroxylase domain-containing protein: MAGDLGSRQADLLRQAGEALARLDAPGAIRLLDQADAIGPTHNGVLNRSVALRLQGDFVGSLALIDRALSMEPYDFVALLAKGALLEKIGRGKAAAEVYRNALKIAPPRDRCPPAVLKQLDYASEFVRTHAQALRDHMLAEVAGLRGAVDPETLDRFDEGLEIYAGLKSAPKQEPILLNYPRLPAIPFYDRTLFPWLGELEGATQMIQDELTALVETELDRFAPYIQYPPEAPVNQWGELNHSLKWSSLFLWKDGAKQDDICDRCPGTAALLDRLPMAHQDDFAPTAVFSALQPHTHIPPHTGSANVRLLCHLPLILPGPARFRVGNTTRDWKMGQAWVFDDTIEHEAWNDADALRVILIFDVWNPYLAESEKALITAMMKAQRRFMAN, encoded by the coding sequence ATGGCCGGAGATCTGGGGAGCCGACAGGCCGATTTGCTGCGTCAGGCCGGCGAGGCCCTGGCCCGGCTCGACGCCCCCGGAGCCATTCGCCTGCTGGACCAGGCCGACGCCATCGGCCCCACTCACAACGGCGTCCTGAACCGCTCGGTGGCCCTGCGGCTTCAAGGGGATTTCGTCGGCTCACTGGCCCTGATCGACCGCGCCCTGTCGATGGAGCCCTATGATTTCGTCGCCCTGCTGGCCAAGGGCGCCCTGCTGGAGAAGATCGGCCGCGGCAAGGCGGCGGCCGAGGTCTATCGCAACGCGCTCAAGATCGCACCGCCGCGCGACCGCTGCCCGCCGGCCGTCCTCAAACAGCTCGACTACGCCTCGGAGTTCGTCAGAACCCACGCCCAGGCCCTGCGCGACCATATGCTGGCCGAGGTCGCCGGCCTGCGCGGCGCCGTCGATCCCGAGACCCTGGACCGGTTCGACGAGGGGCTGGAGATCTACGCCGGCCTCAAGTCCGCGCCGAAGCAGGAGCCGATCCTGCTCAACTACCCCCGCCTGCCCGCCATCCCCTTCTATGACCGCACCCTCTTCCCCTGGCTGGGAGAGCTGGAGGGGGCGACGCAGATGATCCAGGACGAACTGACCGCCCTGGTCGAGACCGAGCTCGACCGGTTCGCCCCCTATATCCAGTACCCGCCCGAGGCGCCGGTGAACCAGTGGGGAGAGCTGAACCACTCCCTGAAATGGTCCTCCCTGTTCCTGTGGAAGGACGGAGCGAAGCAGGACGATATCTGCGACCGCTGTCCCGGGACCGCCGCCCTGCTGGACCGCCTGCCGATGGCGCATCAGGACGACTTCGCCCCGACCGCCGTCTTCTCGGCCCTGCAGCCGCACACCCATATCCCGCCGCACACGGGATCGGCCAATGTCCGGCTGCTGTGCCATCTGCCGCTGATCCTGCCCGGCCCGGCGCGCTTCCGCGTCGGCAACACCACCCGGGACTGGAAGATGGGTCAGGCCTGGGTCTTCGACGACACCATTGAGCACGAGGCCTGGAACGACGCCGACGCGCTGCGGGTCATCCTCATTTTCGACGTCTGGAACCCCTATCTGGCCGAGAGCGAGAAGGCCCTGATCACCGCCATGATGAAGGCCCAGCGGCGCTTCATGGCCAACTAG
- the rplJ gene encoding 50S ribosomal protein L10 — MDRAQKAESIETLKGVFADAGAVVVTHNLGLTVAEMEDLRGKLRTAGGAFKVVKNRLALKALNVEEGSAYHGLFKGPVGIAYAPDAVTAAKVTADYAKGNDKFVVLGGFMGETVLDANGVSTLSKLPSLDQIRASLLGLLNAPATKVAGVVQAPAAQLARVFNAYATKDAA, encoded by the coding sequence ATGGACCGCGCACAAAAGGCCGAGTCGATCGAAACGCTGAAAGGCGTTTTCGCTGACGCCGGCGCCGTGGTCGTGACCCACAACCTGGGTCTGACCGTTGCGGAAATGGAAGACCTGCGTGGCAAGCTGCGCACTGCCGGCGGCGCGTTCAAGGTGGTCAAGAACCGCCTGGCGCTGAAGGCCCTGAACGTCGAGGAAGGCTCCGCCTACCACGGCCTGTTCAAGGGTCCGGTGGGCATCGCCTACGCCCCCGACGCCGTCACCGCCGCCAAGGTCACCGCCGATTACGCCAAGGGCAACGACAAGTTCGTCGTCCTGGGTGGTTTCATGGGCGAGACCGTTCTGGACGCCAACGGCGTTTCGACCCTGTCGAAGCTGCCGTCGCTGGATCAGATCCGCGCTTCGCTGCTCGGCCTGCTCAACGCTCCCGCGACCAAGGTCGCCGGCGTCGTGCAAGCTCCGGCTGCCCAACTGGCCCGCGTGTTCAACGCGTACGCCACCAAGGACGCCGCGTAA
- the rplL gene encoding 50S ribosomal protein L7/L12, with product MADLSKIVEDLSSLTVLEAAELSKLLEEKWGVSAAAPVAMAMPAGGGAAAPAEAAEEQTEFTVVLLDGGDKKINVIKEVRGVRSDLGLKEAKDLVEAAPANVVENVSKQTADEIKKKLEEAGAKIQIK from the coding sequence ATGGCCGACCTGTCCAAGATCGTCGAAGACCTGTCCTCGCTGACCGTCCTCGAAGCCGCCGAACTGTCCAAGCTGCTGGAAGAAAAGTGGGGCGTCTCCGCCGCCGCTCCGGTCGCCATGGCCATGCCCGCCGGTGGTGGCGCCGCCGCCCCCGCCGAAGCTGCTGAAGAGCAAACCGAGTTCACCGTCGTCCTGCTGGACGGTGGCGACAAGAAGATCAACGTCATCAAGGAAGTCCGTGGCGTGCGTTCGGACCTCGGTCTGAAGGAAGCCAAGGACCTGGTCGAAGCTGCTCCGGCCAACGTCGTCGAGAACGTCTCCAAGCAGACCGCCGACGAAATCAAGAAGAAGCTGGAAGAAGCCGGCGCCAAGATCCAGATCAAGTAA
- a CDS encoding type 1 glutamine amidotransferase domain-containing protein gives MKILMVLTSHDELGDTGKKTGFWLEEFAAPYYALKDAGAEIVLASPRGGQPPLDPKSDDADAQTDDTRRFKADAEAQEALAHTVTLASVEAADFDAVFYPGGHGPLWDLAEDAKSIALIEAFVGADKPVAAVCHAPGVFKNVKAANGEPLVKGRAVAGFTNSEEEAVGLTEVVPFLVEDMLKANGGLYAKGPDWASFVQVDGQLITGQNPASSHEAAEALLTALKA, from the coding sequence ATGAAGATTCTGATGGTTCTGACCTCGCACGACGAACTCGGTGACACCGGAAAGAAGACCGGCTTCTGGCTGGAGGAGTTCGCGGCGCCCTATTACGCGCTCAAGGACGCCGGGGCGGAGATCGTGCTGGCCTCACCCAGGGGCGGTCAGCCGCCGCTCGATCCGAAGAGCGACGATGCGGACGCCCAGACGGACGATACGCGCCGCTTCAAGGCTGACGCCGAGGCCCAGGAGGCTCTGGCCCATACGGTGACCCTGGCCAGTGTCGAGGCCGCCGACTTCGACGCCGTCTTCTATCCGGGCGGGCATGGTCCGCTCTGGGATCTGGCCGAGGATGCAAAATCGATCGCCCTGATCGAGGCTTTCGTCGGGGCCGACAAGCCGGTCGCCGCCGTCTGTCACGCGCCGGGCGTGTTCAAGAACGTCAAGGCCGCGAACGGCGAGCCGCTGGTGAAGGGACGCGCCGTCGCGGGCTTCACCAACTCCGAGGAGGAGGCCGTGGGCCTGACCGAGGTGGTGCCGTTCCTGGTCGAGGACATGCTGAAGGCCAATGGCGGTCTTTACGCCAAGGGCCCGGACTGGGCGTCCTTCGTTCAGGTCGACGGCCAGCTGATCACGGGGCAGAACCCGGCCTCTTCACACGAGGCGGCAGAGGCGCTGCTGACGGCGCTCAAGGCCTAG
- a CDS encoding M61 family metallopeptidase, whose product MSRLLLSACAAALTLAAAPALSQTFPTTGTPIIADASQAPLALPRAQPAIPAPVDTPYPGVIRYKADVTDLERKIVNVTETIPVAAGPLTLLYPEYLPGNHAATGPIQLISGVTVTGGGKRIEWLRDTIQPYAFHLDIPEGVTEIEVSFQWLTQPDNANWRVTMTPSIVNMQWEKALLYPAGHYSRRITFAPSIQLPAGWGYGTALETESFENGLATFKPTDLYTLVDSPMYAGANHRRVDIDPTGDAVHMEIVADKAANLAITDEQIGLYQNMVTQADRLFGARHFDHYDVLMALSDQLGGIGLEHHRSSENTGGPGFFTEWDKNAGGRATIPHEFTHSWNGKFMRPADELTANYNVPTQNTLLWVYEGQTEYWGHVLAARSGIHTVEEEKILLAGVAAFYENQPGREWRALQDTDNHNLLGYRVPGQWTSWMRGTGDYYRESQLMWLDADTLIREGTDNRKSLDDFARAFFGVEDGRYTPRGYTFEEVVAALNGVYAHDWATFLRGRLDAVGPDARAPTDGITRAGYFLTYTDTLTALEKKVMSGWATDFQYSLGFTLSGPTNRLSNIRWGSPAFNAPLGAGWDLIAVNEVAATPEVLRDAVTAAKTSTDPIVLLLKNGSRYRTVSFDYHEGLRYPRLARTEGAPDRLADIWAPRRR is encoded by the coding sequence ATGTCGCGTCTGCTCCTGTCCGCCTGCGCCGCCGCCCTGACCCTTGCCGCGGCTCCCGCGCTCAGCCAGACCTTTCCGACAACCGGAACCCCCATCATCGCTGACGCCAGCCAGGCGCCGCTGGCCCTGCCCCGCGCCCAGCCCGCGATCCCGGCGCCGGTCGATACACCCTACCCCGGCGTGATCCGCTACAAGGCCGACGTCACCGATCTGGAGCGCAAGATCGTCAATGTGACGGAGACCATCCCCGTCGCCGCCGGCCCCCTGACCCTGCTCTATCCGGAGTATCTGCCGGGCAACCACGCCGCGACCGGCCCCATCCAGCTGATCTCTGGCGTCACCGTCACCGGCGGGGGCAAGCGCATCGAATGGCTGCGCGACACGATCCAGCCCTATGCCTTCCACCTCGACATCCCCGAGGGCGTCACCGAGATCGAGGTCAGCTTCCAGTGGCTGACCCAGCCGGACAACGCCAACTGGCGCGTGACCATGACGCCGTCGATCGTGAACATGCAGTGGGAGAAGGCCCTGCTCTATCCGGCGGGCCACTATTCGCGCCGGATCACCTTCGCCCCCTCGATCCAGCTGCCCGCCGGCTGGGGCTATGGCACGGCGCTGGAGACCGAGAGCTTCGAGAACGGCCTTGCGACGTTCAAGCCGACCGACCTCTACACCCTGGTCGACAGCCCCATGTATGCGGGCGCCAACCATCGCCGCGTCGACATCGATCCGACCGGCGACGCCGTCCATATGGAGATCGTCGCCGACAAGGCCGCCAACCTGGCCATCACCGACGAGCAGATCGGCCTCTACCAGAACATGGTCACCCAGGCCGACCGGCTGTTCGGCGCACGCCACTTCGACCACTACGACGTCCTGATGGCCCTGTCGGACCAGCTGGGCGGCATCGGGCTGGAGCATCACCGCTCGTCCGAGAACACCGGCGGCCCGGGCTTCTTCACCGAATGGGACAAGAACGCCGGCGGCCGGGCCACCATCCCGCACGAGTTCACGCACTCCTGGAACGGCAAATTCATGCGGCCGGCCGACGAGCTGACCGCCAACTACAATGTCCCGACCCAGAACACCCTGCTGTGGGTCTATGAGGGCCAAACCGAGTACTGGGGCCACGTCCTCGCCGCCCGCTCGGGCATCCACACCGTCGAGGAAGAGAAGATCCTGCTGGCCGGGGTCGCCGCCTTCTACGAGAACCAGCCCGGCCGCGAGTGGCGCGCGCTCCAAGACACCGACAACCACAACCTGCTGGGCTATCGCGTGCCCGGCCAGTGGACGTCCTGGATGCGCGGCACCGGCGACTATTACCGAGAGAGCCAGCTGATGTGGCTGGACGCCGACACCCTGATCCGCGAGGGCACCGACAACAGGAAGTCGCTCGACGACTTCGCCAGGGCCTTCTTCGGCGTCGAGGACGGCCGCTACACCCCGCGCGGCTATACGTTCGAAGAGGTCGTCGCGGCCCTGAACGGCGTCTATGCCCACGACTGGGCGACCTTCCTGCGCGGCCGTCTGGACGCGGTCGGGCCGGACGCCAGGGCCCCGACCGACGGCATCACCCGCGCCGGCTATTTCCTGACCTACACGGACACCCTGACGGCGCTGGAGAAGAAGGTCATGTCCGGCTGGGCGACTGATTTCCAGTATTCGCTGGGCTTCACCCTGTCGGGGCCGACCAACCGCCTGTCCAACATCCGCTGGGGCAGCCCGGCCTTCAACGCGCCCCTGGGCGCCGGCTGGGACCTGATCGCGGTCAATGAGGTCGCGGCGACGCCCGAGGTGCTGCGCGACGCCGTGACGGCCGCAAAGACCTCCACCGACCCCATCGTCCTGCTGCTCAAGAACGGCAGCCGCTACCGCACCGTCAGCTTCGACTACCACGAGGGCCTGCGCTATCCGCGTCTGGCGCGGACCGAGGGCGCCCCCGACCGCCTGGCCGACATCTGGGCCCCCAGAAGGCGATAG
- a CDS encoding DUF4198 domain-containing protein: protein MRTLRNAALTSFLIALTAGQAFAHVPYVRPNVMDATGRDHVTVEASFTEDVFAAEVVMRSDAWHVVGPNGDTPITAVTYLRDLAVFEAATPVDGTYRISSGPRTGRMGQMYKAADGSWKMVGEEDGPAPAGAEIVPVQSITTADVYVTKGQPKAAAIAPSGHGLEVVPDVQPGDIVAGEDVPLRILFDGKPLANTPLVVYREAGLYDGKKVEAELTSDAEGKVTVRVGDPGAYMTLVRYRAEAPADSGVRFRSYSHSLTFAAQGG from the coding sequence ATGCGGACCCTGCGCAACGCCGCCCTCACCAGCTTCCTCATCGCCCTCACCGCCGGTCAGGCCTTCGCCCACGTCCCCTATGTCCGGCCGAATGTCATGGACGCCACCGGGCGCGATCACGTGACCGTCGAGGCCAGTTTCACCGAGGATGTCTTCGCCGCCGAGGTGGTGATGCGGTCCGACGCCTGGCACGTCGTCGGGCCGAATGGCGACACCCCGATCACCGCCGTTACCTATCTGCGCGATCTGGCCGTGTTCGAGGCCGCGACGCCCGTGGACGGCACCTACCGCATCTCCTCCGGCCCGCGCACCGGCCGTATGGGCCAGATGTACAAGGCCGCCGACGGCAGCTGGAAGATGGTCGGCGAGGAGGACGGCCCCGCCCCCGCCGGCGCCGAGATCGTGCCGGTCCAGAGCATCACCACCGCCGACGTCTATGTGACGAAGGGCCAGCCCAAGGCCGCCGCCATTGCGCCCTCGGGTCACGGGCTCGAGGTCGTGCCGGACGTCCAGCCGGGCGACATCGTCGCCGGCGAGGACGTGCCGCTGCGCATCCTGTTCGACGGCAAGCCGCTGGCGAACACGCCGCTGGTCGTCTATCGCGAGGCCGGCCTCTACGACGGCAAGAAGGTCGAGGCCGAGCTGACCAGCGACGCCGAGGGCAAGGTCACGGTCCGCGTCGGTGACCCCGGCGCATACATGACCCTGGTCCGCTACCGCGCCGAGGCCCCCGCAGACTCCGGCGTCCGCTTCCGCAGCTACAGCCACAGCCTGACCTTCGCGGCACAAGGCGGCTGA
- a CDS encoding DUF2164 domain-containing protein, whose translation MKPAEPIEFSKEEMRDMVRRVQAYFETELDQELGALPAEMLIAFFGREVGAFFYNRGLRDAQAVFTAKAEDVADQIYGLEQKTGGR comes from the coding sequence ATGAAACCCGCCGAACCCATAGAATTCTCTAAGGAAGAGATGCGAGACATGGTTCGGCGGGTGCAGGCGTATTTCGAGACCGAGCTTGATCAGGAACTGGGCGCCCTGCCCGCCGAGATGCTGATCGCCTTCTTCGGCCGCGAGGTCGGCGCCTTCTTCTACAACCGCGGTCTCCGTGACGCCCAGGCGGTATTCACGGCGAAGGCCGAGGACGTCGCCGACCAGATCTACGGCCTGGAGCAGAAGACCGGCGGGCGCTAG